The following are encoded in a window of Methylicorpusculum oleiharenae genomic DNA:
- the glgB gene encoding 1,4-alpha-glucan branching protein GlgB, which produces MKDQSRNKLDSESIKIIEAKHHDPFSVLGRHPHDKLINVKVYLPYAESVRFANDGPDIPRIIGSDFFEYTAQPNELPKHYQLVWIDKDGSQHTNYDTYDFGVQLPEFDRHLFAEGKHWHIYQKMGAHQHTVDTIDGVLFTVWAPNAGRVSVIGDFNRWDGRCNPMRSLGGSGIWELFIPGLSAGCLYKFEILNRQSNHVLVKTDPYGQQFELRPNTSSVVVQDSAYPWQDQQWMSSRSSHDWLHEPMSIYEVHLGSWKRDAHGNFLSYRDLAVELVEYVKMLGFTHIELMPITEHPLDVSWGYQTTGYFAPTRRHGSPDDFRYFMDTCHQNNIGVILDWVPAHFPKDSFALAGFDGSALYEHEDPRKGEHRDWGTLIYNYGRNEVRNFLLASAVFWMEEFHLDGLRVDAVASMLYLDYSREENDWLPNIYGGNENLEAIAFFRELNSITHQQFPGTVMMAEESTAWPGVTRPTWVGGLGFSMKWNMGWMNDILAYMSVDPVHRRFHHDQLTFGMLYAFTENFTLPFSHDEVVHGKGSLLNKMPGDEWQRFANLRLLYTLMFTYPGKKLLFMGCEFGQGTQWNSDQSLDWYVVDYPHHKGIQTLIKELNNVYKVQPALFKQDFVYQGFEWIDCHDVEQSVISYRRKGGNQELIVVLNFTPVVRENYRIGVPEAGTYHEIFNSDSRLYDGSNTTNGQVVSEPIPWMHPVNVNVVVA; this is translated from the coding sequence GTGAAAGATCAATCCAGGAACAAGCTAGACAGTGAATCGATAAAAATCATTGAAGCAAAACATCACGATCCTTTTTCTGTTTTGGGTCGCCATCCACACGACAAGCTAATCAATGTTAAGGTTTATTTACCGTACGCGGAATCGGTCCGTTTTGCCAACGATGGCCCCGACATACCTCGCATAATTGGATCGGACTTTTTTGAATATACCGCTCAACCAAACGAATTACCAAAGCATTATCAATTAGTCTGGATCGATAAAGACGGCAGTCAACACACGAATTACGATACTTATGACTTCGGCGTCCAATTGCCAGAATTTGATCGGCATTTGTTTGCTGAGGGCAAACACTGGCACATTTACCAGAAAATGGGCGCGCATCAGCATACTGTTGACACTATCGATGGCGTTTTATTTACCGTCTGGGCACCCAACGCCGGACGAGTCAGCGTAATCGGCGACTTTAACCGCTGGGATGGTCGTTGCAATCCCATGCGCAGCTTGGGCGGCAGTGGTATTTGGGAACTGTTTATACCGGGACTTAGCGCAGGTTGTTTATACAAATTTGAAATCTTAAATCGGCAAAGCAACCACGTGCTGGTGAAAACAGACCCGTATGGACAACAGTTTGAGTTGCGCCCCAATACCTCATCTGTTGTGGTGCAAGATAGCGCCTACCCATGGCAAGATCAGCAGTGGATGTCAAGTCGAAGCAGTCATGACTGGCTGCATGAACCCATGTCTATTTATGAAGTTCATCTGGGCTCGTGGAAACGCGACGCACACGGCAATTTTCTTAGCTATCGCGACCTCGCTGTTGAGTTGGTTGAGTATGTAAAAATGCTCGGTTTTACACATATAGAACTCATGCCCATTACCGAACATCCACTGGATGTCTCCTGGGGCTACCAAACCACGGGTTACTTTGCTCCCACCCGTCGTCACGGTTCACCGGATGATTTTCGTTATTTTATGGATACCTGTCACCAGAACAATATTGGTGTAATTCTGGACTGGGTACCCGCCCATTTCCCCAAAGATTCCTTTGCGCTGGCGGGTTTTGACGGCAGCGCTCTTTACGAACATGAAGACCCCAGGAAAGGCGAGCACAGAGACTGGGGTACCTTAATCTATAATTATGGCCGTAATGAGGTCAGAAATTTTCTACTGGCCAGTGCCGTCTTTTGGATGGAAGAATTTCATCTTGACGGTTTGCGAGTGGATGCCGTCGCTTCGATGCTTTATCTGGATTATTCGCGTGAAGAGAATGACTGGCTTCCCAACATCTACGGTGGTAATGAAAATCTTGAAGCGATCGCTTTTTTTAGAGAACTGAACTCGATTACCCATCAGCAGTTTCCTGGAACGGTAATGATGGCCGAAGAATCAACCGCGTGGCCGGGGGTTACCAGGCCTACCTGGGTCGGAGGGCTGGGGTTTTCCATGAAATGGAATATGGGCTGGATGAATGACATTCTGGCTTATATGAGCGTGGATCCTGTCCACAGACGCTTTCATCATGACCAACTGACCTTTGGTATGCTTTACGCTTTTACTGAAAACTTCACGTTACCATTTTCACATGACGAAGTCGTGCATGGCAAAGGGTCACTTCTCAATAAAATGCCCGGTGATGAATGGCAACGGTTTGCCAATCTTCGCCTGCTTTATACGTTGATGTTCACTTATCCAGGTAAAAAGCTGCTGTTCATGGGGTGTGAGTTTGGTCAGGGTACTCAATGGAATTCTGATCAGTCGTTGGACTGGTATGTAGTGGATTACCCGCATCATAAAGGCATTCAGACCCTGATAAAAGAGTTAAACAATGTTTACAAGGTACAGCCAGCTTTGTTCAAACAGGACTTTGTTTACCAGGGCTTTGAATGGATAGACTGCCATGATGTCGAGCAATCCGTCATCAGTTATCGCCGTAAAGGTGGTAATCAGGAGCTGATCGTCGTGCTCAATTTTACCCCGGTAGTCAGAGAGAATTACCGCATAGGCGTGCCCGAAGCCGGCACCTATCATGAGATTTTTAATTCTGATTCACGTTTGTATGATGGCAGCAATACTACCAATGGCCAGGTAGTTTCTGAACCCATACCCTGGATGCACCCGGTAAATGTCAACGTAGTTGTCGCATGA
- a CDS encoding IS3 family transposase (programmed frameshift) yields the protein MQTRYSEEFKQQALSKVLQRGDKSIQSIADELTISVFTLKGWLKQTRSKSTTNTMKQQRPKDWTRKQRFEALLVSASLEGEALNAFCRERGLFTHHLQTWQQDFIKPLEVTEPSQVSRKALKPLENEIAQLKKDLQRKEKALAEAAALLILQKKLPRVLGGKGAMIPLAERTHLLTLFNEAFDHGARKAKAAEVMGLPLRTLQRWQRPEAVPVDGRTRRQHVPCNRLSDEERAQVLALANSDEFKDKTPHQIVPMLAERGEYYASESTIYRIFREAKQVKHRHACRPSVERSKPKALTATAPKQLVSWDITYLTSLVKGQFFYLYLFMDIFSRKIVGWQVYEQENSELAADLITDLCQREGIPPHQLVLHSDNGSPMKGATLLATLQQLGVTPSRSRPAVSNDNPYSESLFKTLKYDAQYPTQPFASVTAARDWVTDFVDWYNHEHRHSGIQFVTPEQRHTGEDRAILRQRQAVYEAAKAKKPERWSRNIRNWEWQAEVCLNPDKPSDSAVKNTDTTVH from the exons ATGCAAACCCGTTATAGTGAAGAATTTAAACAGCAAGCCCTGAGTAAAGTATTGCAACGCGGTGATAAAAGCATTCAATCGATTGCCGATGAATTGACTATCAGTGTGTTTACTCTGAAAGGCTGGCTTAAACAGACACGATCCAAATCAACAACAAACACTATGAAACAACAACGTCCTAAAGACTGGACTCGGAAACAACGGTTTGAAGCCTTGCTAGTCAGCGCGAGCTTGGAAGGTGAAGCACTCAACGCCTTCTGCCGTGAACGAGGTTTGTTTACCCATCACCTGCAAACGTGGCAACAAGACTTTATTAAACCTCTTGAGGTCACCGAACCCAGCCAAGTCTCAAGGAAAGCCTTGAAACCCTTGGAGAACGAGATTGCACAACTGAAGAAAGACCTGCAACGCAAGGAGAAAGCCTTGGCAGAAGCCGCCGCTTTGTTGATCCTTCAAAAAAAGT TGCCACGCGTTCTGGGAGGAAAAGGCGCCATGATCCCTCTTGCAGAACGCACCCATTTACTCACCTTATTTAACGAAGCGTTTGATCACGGAGCCCGTAAAGCCAAAGCTGCCGAGGTGATGGGCCTACCGCTGCGCACGTTACAACGTTGGCAACGTCCCGAAGCCGTGCCGGTTGACGGTCGCACGCGCCGTCAACACGTGCCTTGTAATCGTTTGAGTGACGAAGAACGCGCTCAGGTATTAGCCCTAGCCAACAGCGATGAGTTCAAAGACAAAACACCGCATCAGATCGTGCCGATGTTGGCCGAACGCGGTGAATATTATGCGTCGGAGTCGACGATTTACCGCATTTTTCGCGAGGCGAAACAAGTCAAACACCGTCATGCCTGCCGTCCATCGGTCGAGCGTAGTAAGCCGAAAGCCCTCACCGCGACGGCACCGAAACAACTGGTGAGTTGGGATATCACCTATTTGACCAGCCTCGTCAAAGGCCAGTTTTTCTATCTGTATCTGTTCATGGATATCTTCAGTCGCAAGATTGTCGGCTGGCAAGTTTATGAACAAGAAAACAGCGAACTGGCGGCCGATCTGATCACGGATCTCTGCCAACGAGAAGGGATTCCACCGCACCAGTTGGTGTTACATTCCGACAACGGCAGCCCGATGAAAGGGGCAACGCTGTTGGCAACCTTGCAGCAGCTTGGCGTCACACCCTCGCGGAGTCGCCCGGCGGTGAGTAATGACAACCCGTATTCCGAGTCGTTGTTCAAAACCCTAAAATACGACGCCCAGTATCCGACCCAACCGTTTGCCTCGGTCACCGCCGCCAGGGACTGGGTAACCGACTTTGTCGACTGGTACAACCATGAGCATCGGCACAGCGGCATTCAATTTGTAACGCCTGAGCAACGTCACACGGGTGAAGACCGGGCGATCCTGAGGCAACGCCAAGCTGTTTATGAGGCCGCTAAGGCCAAAAAACCGGAGCGCTGGAGTCGAAATATCCGAAACTGGGAATGGCAGGCAGAAGTCTGTTTAAATCCCGATAAACCGAGCGATAGTGCGGTAAAAAATACCGACACTACCGTTCATTAA
- a CDS encoding IS701 family transposase — translation MDKEKTALYTDYLICNQGLATATSLSAMLDGEVSHDQITRHLSARLYTSKDLWVDVKPTVRQIERDDGCLIFDDTVQEKAFTDENEMMCWHYDHCKGRSVKGINLLNALYHSGDVSIPVAFEVVKKPHQFCDIKTRKVKRAAEFTKNELMRSMVATCVANAIKFRYVLTDSWFASKENFEFILKKGKHFISALKDNRLVALTETDKNEGRFVRISQLELTDQQAVRGWMKGFPQEVLFVRRVFTNKDGSTGLLNLVCSDLACDGGQASTLYEKRWKVEEFHKSLKSNAGLAKSPTRTVTTQNNHIFMTIYAVFKLECLKIKHKTNHFAMRAKLFIKANQIAYAELQKLRAA, via the coding sequence ATGGATAAAGAAAAAACAGCGCTCTATACAGACTACCTGATTTGCAACCAAGGCTTGGCAACGGCGACCAGCCTGTCGGCGATGCTCGACGGTGAAGTGAGTCATGACCAAATAACCCGCCACCTGTCCGCGAGGCTATACACCTCAAAAGACCTGTGGGTTGATGTCAAACCCACCGTGCGTCAGATCGAGCGGGACGACGGCTGTCTGATCTTCGACGACACCGTCCAGGAGAAGGCGTTTACTGACGAGAACGAGATGATGTGCTGGCACTATGACCACTGCAAAGGCCGCTCGGTCAAAGGCATCAACCTGTTGAATGCGTTGTACCACAGCGGGGACGTGTCGATCCCGGTCGCCTTCGAAGTGGTGAAGAAGCCCCATCAGTTTTGCGACATAAAAACCCGCAAGGTCAAGCGGGCGGCGGAGTTCACCAAGAACGAACTGATGCGGTCAATGGTCGCCACCTGCGTGGCGAACGCCATCAAGTTCCGCTATGTCCTGACCGACAGCTGGTTTGCGTCGAAAGAGAACTTCGAGTTCATCCTCAAGAAAGGCAAACACTTCATCAGCGCCTTGAAGGACAACCGCTTGGTGGCGTTGACCGAAACAGACAAGAACGAAGGGCGCTTTGTGCGGATCAGTCAGCTGGAATTGACGGATCAACAGGCGGTGCGCGGCTGGATGAAGGGCTTCCCCCAGGAAGTGCTGTTCGTCCGGCGGGTCTTTACAAACAAAGACGGCAGCACCGGTTTGTTGAATCTGGTGTGCAGCGATTTGGCGTGCGACGGCGGACAAGCCTCAACCCTCTATGAAAAACGGTGGAAGGTCGAGGAGTTCCATAAATCATTAAAATCCAATGCGGGGCTGGCAAAGTCGCCTACCCGCACCGTCACCACCCAAAACAACCACATATTCATGACCATCTATGCCGTGTTCAAGCTGGAATGTTTGAAGATCAAACATAAAACCAACCATTTCGCCATGCGGGCTAAACTTTTCATAAAAGCTAACCAGATAGCTTATGCAGAGTTGCAGAAATTACGGGCTGCGTAA
- a CDS encoding DUF6494 family protein, whose amino-acid sequence MNEDTLNMEIRKYLKNVGVTSQREIEHAIMKAIESKAISGVEQLELKMTLNIPAIGLIYCIEGEIALE is encoded by the coding sequence ATGAATGAAGATACCTTAAACATGGAAATCAGAAAATATCTGAAAAATGTGGGAGTTACATCCCAGCGTGAAATTGAACATGCAATCATGAAAGCGATTGAATCTAAAGCTATAAGTGGCGTAGAACAATTAGAGCTAAAAATGACTCTAAATATACCCGCTATTGGCCTAATTTACTGCATTGAAGGAGAAATCGCTCTGGAGTGA
- a CDS encoding TPM domain-containing protein, whose product MVNIKRWFIHAFMPPWRWRVAFPASLLGEIDMAVEQSESLHRGELRFAIENALAPSWVWQGMSASQRATEVFSNLRVWDTEENSGVLIYLLLADREVDLVVDRGIAKLVPQAEWDTIAEAMQKEFHRGDFRRGALEGIERITKILATHFPSDATNKNELSNTPVIVKR is encoded by the coding sequence ATGGTAAACATTAAACGCTGGTTCATTCATGCGTTCATGCCGCCTTGGCGGTGGCGTGTGGCGTTTCCTGCGTCATTGCTCGGCGAGATTGATATGGCTGTAGAGCAGTCCGAATCTCTGCACCGGGGCGAACTTCGTTTTGCTATCGAAAATGCCCTTGCTCCCTCTTGGGTGTGGCAAGGTATGTCAGCGAGCCAGCGTGCAACCGAAGTCTTTTCAAATTTGCGGGTATGGGACACCGAAGAAAACAGCGGTGTGCTGATTTATCTGTTGCTGGCCGACCGGGAAGTCGATCTCGTTGTGGATCGAGGTATTGCCAAGCTTGTACCACAGGCTGAATGGGACACAATAGCCGAGGCCATGCAGAAAGAGTTTCACCGGGGCGATTTCCGGCGAGGGGCTTTGGAAGGCATCGAACGTATTACGAAGATTCTGGCTACCCATTTCCCTTCCGACGCAACCAATAAGAACGAACTTTCCAATACGCCGGTCATTGTTAAGCGATGA
- a CDS encoding TPM domain-containing protein → MRRHRPGLQVSKVSLMLPSVRYEFGLLLLLVLVAAWAQVPVPDLSQRVTDLSATLSVAQVNALETKLAAFEAKQGSQIAVLIVPTTQPEDIAQFGIRVADAWRIGREKVDDGVILIIAKDDRKLRLEVGYGLEGAIPDAIAKRVIAETITPYFKAGDFAGGIDAGVMKLMRLIEGEALPAPQQQPNDRGDDGAFMFLLFAGIITGFVLSSMLGRVMGGMLAGLGSGMVGALLFGLGFAAVLIGIMVFFIIGVRHRGGGGWSSGGGGFGGSGGSWGGGGGGFGGGGASGSW, encoded by the coding sequence ATGCGCCGGCATCGGCCGGGGCTCCAGGTAAGTAAGGTATCCCTGATGTTGCCTTCAGTGCGCTACGAATTCGGGTTATTGCTGCTGCTGGTTTTGGTAGCAGCTTGGGCGCAGGTTCCGGTTCCTGACTTATCGCAACGCGTCACCGATCTATCCGCCACGCTGAGCGTAGCGCAGGTGAACGCGCTGGAAACGAAGCTGGCGGCATTCGAAGCCAAACAGGGTAGCCAGATCGCGGTTCTGATCGTCCCTACGACCCAACCCGAAGATATAGCCCAGTTCGGCATACGGGTTGCCGACGCATGGAGGATCGGCCGGGAAAAGGTCGATGACGGTGTCATTCTGATCATAGCCAAAGACGATCGAAAACTGCGGCTGGAAGTCGGCTATGGCTTGGAAGGCGCTATCCCGGACGCGATCGCCAAACGGGTGATTGCCGAGACCATCACGCCGTATTTCAAAGCCGGCGATTTTGCGGGCGGCATTGATGCCGGGGTGATGAAACTCATGCGCCTGATCGAAGGCGAGGCTTTGCCGGCGCCACAGCAACAGCCGAACGATCGAGGAGACGATGGGGCTTTTATGTTCCTGCTGTTCGCCGGCATAATTACGGGTTTTGTGTTGTCCTCGATGCTGGGACGGGTAATGGGCGGAATGCTCGCAGGTTTGGGCAGCGGCATGGTGGGCGCTCTGCTGTTTGGCTTGGGTTTCGCAGCGGTCCTGATCGGGATAATGGTTTTTTTCATTATCGGTGTTCGTCACCGTGGTGGCGGTGGATGGTCTAGCGGTGGGGGTGGATTTGGCGGAAGCGGCGGCTCATGGGGAGGCGGCGGTGGTGGTTTTGGCGGAGGAGGAGCATCCGGATCATGGTAA
- a CDS encoding LemA family protein: MFKWLMTSFMVMTLSGCGYNTLQSGDENIKAAWAEVLNQYQRRADLVPNLVNVVKGYAAHEKDVLTEVTEARARVGAMQATPELVNDEEAFKKFIAAQGQMTSAISRLLLVAENYPQLKADGLFRDLQAQLEGTENRITVARNRYIEAVKEYNITVRSFPTNFTAMLFGHKTKPSFTVENEQAIAQPPKVDFNAPASAGAPGK, from the coding sequence ATGTTTAAATGGCTAATGACTTCATTCATGGTAATGACCTTGTCCGGTTGCGGCTATAACACACTGCAATCAGGTGATGAAAACATCAAGGCTGCGTGGGCGGAAGTACTGAACCAATACCAGCGCCGTGCCGATCTGGTGCCTAATCTGGTAAACGTGGTGAAAGGCTACGCGGCGCACGAAAAGGATGTGCTGACCGAAGTGACCGAGGCGCGCGCCAGGGTTGGTGCGATGCAAGCCACGCCTGAACTGGTCAATGACGAGGAAGCCTTCAAGAAATTCATTGCTGCGCAGGGGCAAATGACCAGCGCCATTTCACGCTTGTTGCTGGTAGCGGAGAATTATCCGCAGCTGAAAGCTGATGGCTTGTTCCGCGACTTGCAGGCGCAACTGGAAGGCACGGAAAACCGCATTACCGTGGCACGCAACCGCTATATTGAAGCGGTAAAGGAATACAACATTACCGTGCGGTCTTTCCCCACCAATTTCACCGCAATGCTGTTTGGCCACAAGACCAAACCGAGTTTTACCGTAGAAAACGAACAGGCTATTGCGCAACCGCCAAAAGTCGATTTTAATGCGCCGGCATCGGCCGGGGCTCCAGGTAAGTAA
- a CDS encoding transposase — protein MDSRLNDRYQRLVSEHMNSSERLSAGLKALPDKISSFASTQAAWRFYQNESVSLSKLQEPLTVAAHQGILAHCMNFALCVHDWSRLSYKHANKPDTYAITHDTDIGYDLQTSLIISDQTGQPLAPVAQRLVSSEGSFATYQEANPQPIVQNHLDEVSDCIQFLDGQGFAKPLVHLIDREGDSIGHIRRWEATGSHWLVRVKDNPKVDYQAKPMACKTVAQKLAFSKTREVRYQGQTYWQWVAETDVTLTRPAKPSQKKSKKPAMPGIPVAARLVVSRLLSDEGDVLAEWLLLTNVKDVDASTIALWYYWRWQIECFFKLVKSAGHHLESWQQESALAIAKRLLVASMACVTVWAIAADKSKEAAELRLFLIKLSGRQMRHKKEFTNPALLSGLWVFLSMLEIMEAYSQEELDSLKATAQQFLGKDV, from the coding sequence GTGGACTCACGCCTAAACGACCGCTACCAGCGCCTGGTGAGTGAACACATGAATTCAAGTGAACGCCTGAGTGCTGGATTAAAAGCGTTGCCTGACAAAATCAGCAGCTTTGCCAGCACACAAGCGGCGTGGCGCTTCTACCAAAACGAATCGGTCAGTCTATCGAAGCTCCAAGAACCGCTCACGGTCGCCGCGCACCAAGGCATCTTGGCTCATTGCATGAACTTCGCTTTATGCGTCCATGACTGGTCCCGATTGAGTTACAAACATGCCAACAAACCGGACACTTACGCGATCACCCATGACACCGACATCGGCTACGATCTGCAAACCAGCCTCATTATTAGCGACCAAACGGGGCAGCCCTTGGCGCCGGTAGCGCAGCGACTGGTTAGCAGCGAAGGGAGTTTCGCGACCTATCAGGAAGCCAATCCCCAGCCCATCGTCCAAAACCATTTGGATGAAGTCAGCGATTGCATTCAGTTTTTGGACGGACAAGGTTTTGCCAAGCCATTAGTCCACCTGATTGATCGAGAAGGCGATTCCATCGGCCATATCCGCCGCTGGGAAGCGACGGGTAGCCACTGGCTGGTACGCGTCAAGGATAATCCCAAAGTGGACTACCAGGCTAAGCCCATGGCTTGTAAAACCGTGGCGCAAAAGCTGGCGTTCAGCAAGACTCGGGAAGTCCGTTATCAGGGTCAGACTTATTGGCAGTGGGTGGCAGAAACCGATGTGACGCTAACCCGTCCCGCCAAACCGAGTCAGAAGAAAAGCAAAAAGCCGGCTATGCCTGGCATTCCTGTAGCGGCAAGGCTGGTGGTCAGTCGCCTCTTGTCCGACGAAGGTGATGTGTTGGCGGAATGGCTGCTATTGACCAATGTAAAAGATGTCGATGCTTCGACTATTGCGCTATGGTACTACTGGCGCTGGCAAATCGAGTGTTTCTTCAAACTGGTCAAATCGGCAGGTCACCACCTCGAATCGTGGCAACAGGAATCAGCCCTGGCCATTGCCAAACGCCTCTTGGTGGCTAGCATGGCCTGTGTTACGGTTTGGGCCATAGCCGCCGACAAAAGCAAGGAAGCGGCTGAATTAAGACTATTTCTGATCAAGCTCAGCGGCAGGCAAATGCGCCACAAAAAGGAGTTTACGAATCCAGCGCTGTTGTCGGGGTTGTGGGTCTTCCTCTCCATGCTTGAAATCATGGAGGCCTATTCTCAAGAAGAACTGGATAGTTTGAAGGCAACCGCTCAGCAATTTTTAGGAAAAGATGTGTAG
- a CDS encoding 2Fe-2S iron-sulfur cluster-binding protein, which produces MSGTLTIDDQTIPFSDGQTIIEAARTAGVYIPHLCHRPGYTPHGSCKLCTVKVNGRTCSACTFPAAEGQKVVNNSEELQEARLRITQMLFVEGNHFCPTCEKSGNCELQAVGYHLNMLDNHFPHFYAHRKVDASHPDILIDHNRCIFCNLCVRASRESDGKDVFGIAGRGIHKRLIVNSPTGQLKDSNISVEDCAVQVCPTGAILVKRTGYKTPIGGRIYDQHPISTIACKKRETDAT; this is translated from the coding sequence ATGAGCGGAACACTTACCATTGACGATCAAACCATCCCCTTCAGCGACGGTCAAACCATCATAGAAGCTGCCCGTACAGCAGGCGTATACATCCCCCATCTGTGTCATAGACCCGGCTACACACCACACGGGAGCTGCAAATTGTGTACCGTAAAAGTCAACGGCCGCACCTGTTCAGCGTGTACTTTTCCAGCCGCAGAAGGTCAGAAAGTCGTCAACAACAGTGAAGAATTGCAAGAAGCCCGTCTGCGCATCACTCAAATGCTGTTCGTGGAAGGCAATCATTTTTGCCCGACCTGTGAAAAATCGGGTAATTGCGAGTTGCAAGCAGTCGGCTATCATCTGAATATGCTGGACAACCACTTTCCGCATTTTTATGCGCATAGAAAAGTGGATGCCTCGCATCCCGATATATTGATTGACCATAACCGCTGCATTTTCTGCAATCTGTGTGTTCGGGCCAGCCGGGAGAGCGATGGAAAAGACGTATTCGGCATCGCCGGGCGCGGCATCCATAAACGCCTGATAGTGAATTCACCTACCGGGCAACTTAAAGACAGCAACATCAGTGTTGAAGACTGCGCCGTCCAGGTATGTCCTACCGGCGCGATCCTGGTCAAGAGAACCGGTTATAAGACACCGATCGGCGGGCGCATTTACGACCAGCATCCCATCAGCACAATTGCCTGCAAAAAAAGAGAAACCGATGCAACGTGA
- a CDS encoding NAD(P)H-dependent oxidoreductase subunit E produces MKTFLETVLAEADYQPVRLLKILRAVQAHYRHIPETAIDILTDKLNIPRTQIIAVVEFYSFLHSTPQGRYDILFSDSITDRMQNKESLLSYAAETLKVKVGEVRKDELVSLNNTSCTGMCDQGPAGLINGYPLPRLDRPKIDTIAALIEQETPLIDWPAELFQVEETLYKPGLLLTQPFSNGDAIKATFNRGLTETLAEVDLSNLRGRGGAGFKTALKWRTCAVQAATPRYVICNADEGEPGTFKDRMLLNLYADQVFEGMTLCAAIIGSTQGLVYLRAEYLFLYEKLQKILQNRRDQGLLGSNILGQAGFDFDIEIRMGAGAYICGEASAQIESLEGKPGIPRTKPPNSVICGYLRKPTVVDNVETFFATTHIAIKGGQWFADVGTPQSTGSKLLSISGDCARPGIYEYPFGTRISEILSDCGAEEVMGVQIGGPSGTFISNRELERTLAFEDLSSAGSFMVFNKTRNIFDIVQNFTEFFAHESCGFCAPCRVGTSLLKNQLNKIIDGHGSAVDMEKLSEICLIVKNFSHCGLGETAANPILTTLASYPELYVEQLKRSGFSPGFNLDATLAIARHLTQRDDSGAHLSQQVEN; encoded by the coding sequence ATGAAGACGTTTTTAGAAACAGTCCTTGCGGAAGCAGACTACCAACCGGTCAGGCTGTTAAAAATATTACGAGCGGTACAAGCCCATTACCGGCATATTCCGGAAACGGCCATTGATATCCTGACTGATAAACTCAATATTCCTCGCACCCAGATCATTGCGGTGGTTGAGTTTTACAGCTTTCTGCATTCCACACCACAAGGCCGGTACGACATTTTGTTCAGCGACTCAATTACAGATCGCATGCAAAACAAAGAAAGCTTGCTGAGCTATGCAGCCGAAACCTTAAAAGTCAAAGTGGGCGAAGTCCGAAAGGATGAATTGGTCAGCCTTAATAATACTTCCTGCACCGGCATGTGTGATCAGGGACCGGCAGGCCTGATCAATGGCTATCCTCTGCCTCGGCTGGATCGACCCAAAATCGACACCATTGCAGCTTTGATTGAACAGGAAACACCTTTAATCGATTGGCCGGCAGAGTTATTCCAAGTTGAAGAAACCCTCTATAAACCCGGCCTGCTGTTGACTCAGCCCTTCAGTAATGGTGATGCGATAAAGGCGACTTTTAATCGAGGCTTGACTGAAACCTTGGCGGAAGTTGACTTATCCAATTTGCGAGGCCGGGGTGGTGCCGGATTCAAGACGGCATTGAAATGGCGCACCTGCGCTGTCCAGGCAGCTACGCCCCGCTATGTGATTTGTAATGCCGATGAAGGCGAGCCGGGTACGTTCAAAGACCGGATGTTACTCAACCTGTATGCAGATCAGGTATTCGAAGGCATGACACTGTGCGCGGCGATTATCGGATCCACTCAAGGCCTGGTCTATTTGCGAGCCGAATATTTATTCCTCTACGAAAAGCTCCAGAAAATTTTACAAAACCGCCGCGATCAGGGTTTGCTTGGGTCCAATATTCTTGGGCAAGCGGGCTTTGATTTCGACATCGAAATACGCATGGGTGCAGGTGCTTACATTTGCGGTGAGGCATCGGCGCAAATCGAATCGCTGGAGGGAAAGCCCGGAATTCCCCGCACTAAACCACCCAACTCGGTTATCTGCGGTTATCTGCGCAAACCGACGGTAGTCGACAATGTCGAAACTTTTTTCGCCACCACTCATATTGCGATAAAAGGCGGACAATGGTTTGCCGATGTCGGAACACCACAATCTACCGGCAGCAAATTACTCAGCATCAGTGGCGACTGTGCTCGGCCGGGTATTTACGAATACCCGTTTGGCACCCGCATCAGCGAGATATTGTCGGATTGTGGCGCCGAAGAGGTCATGGGCGTACAAATTGGCGGTCCATCGGGTACTTTTATTTCCAACCGGGAACTGGAACGCACACTTGCATTTGAAGACTTATCGTCTGCCGGCTCGTTCATGGTATTTAATAAAACGCGTAACATTTTTGATATCGTGCAGAACTTTACCGAATTTTTTGCTCATGAAAGCTGCGGCTTTTGCGCACCTTGCCGGGTCGGTACCTCGCTGTTGAAAAATCAGTTAAACAAGATCATTGACGGCCATGGTTCCGCTGTGGACATGGAAAAACTGAGTGAAATATGCCTGATCGTTAAAAACTTTAGCCATTGCGGCTTGGGAGAAACTGCCGCGAATCCGATTTTAACCACACTGGCAAGCTATCCCGAATTGTATGTAGAACAGTTAAAACGATCCGGCTTTTCACCCGGTTTTAATCTGGATGCGACATTAGCCATTGCCCGCCATTTAACGCAGCGCGACGATTCAGGTGCGCACTTATCGCAGCAAGTGGAGAATTGA